A genome region from Triticum aestivum cultivar Chinese Spring chromosome 2B, IWGSC CS RefSeq v2.1, whole genome shotgun sequence includes the following:
- the LOC123041472 gene encoding nuclear poly(A) polymerase 4-like, with amino-acid sequence MASPIFLVGATPADHESTTQLEKHLCEAGLHESAEETAAREDVLRDLQGIVDRWVKRLTAQREYPDGMAEHATALLLPFGSYRLGVHGRGSDIDALVVGPAYVDRHHDFFDVLGGVLAETEAVTELQLVPGAYVPVIKMRFRGVQVDLLYASVCLPAVPSDLDLRGRSVLRGLDMATVRSLNGVRVADEIMRLVPDAGAFRTTLRCVKHWAKARGIYSNAMGFVGGVGWAILVARVCQLYPNAAPSMLVPRFFRIFSQWKWPSPVMLRDIEHDDDGGEMPLGLPVWDPRRNPRDGSHLMPVITPAYPCMNSCYNVSRATLRTMTAEFEAAHKVCQEITVAGAWDALFRPFNFFKAYKSYLRVDVKVAGGEEDLREWKGWVESRLRQLVVRVEMATAGILLCHPHPHAYAAKPHDDDRRRSSSFFVGLSKHLRLTTQEFKDEVYMYAFWRPGMELDVSHTRRKDLPPYVLEQILSTDRLKRKRSDDDSGNSESSPVKRAAAAGRIESSPESET; translated from the coding sequence ATGGCGTCCCCGATCTTCCTGGTTGGCGCGACGCCGGCGGACCACGAGAGCACGACGCAGCTCGAGAAGCACCTGTGTGAAGCTGGCCTGCACGAGAGCGCTGAGGAGACGGCTGCCCGCGAGGATGTGTTGCGCGACCTCCAGGGCATCGTCGACCGCTGGGTGAAGCGGCTCACGGCTCAGCGAGAGTACCCCGACGGCATGGCCGAGCATGCGACCGCCCTGCTGCTCCCCTTCGGCTCGTACCGCCTCGGCGTCCATGGCCGCGGCTCTGACATCGATGCCCTCGTCGTCGGGCCCGCCTACGTTGACCGCCACCACGACTTCTTCGACGTGCTGGGCGGCGTGCTAGCCGAGACCGAGGCAGTGACGGAGCTACAGTTGGTTCCCGGCGCGTACGTGCCGGTCATCAAGATGAGGTTCCGCGGCGTGCAGGTGGACCTCCTCTACGCCAGCGTCTGCCTCCCGGCGGTGCCCAGCGACCTGGACCTGCGCGGCCGCTCCGTTCTCCGCGGCCTGGACATGGCCACCGTCCGCAGCCTCAACGGCGTCCGCGTTGCCGACGAGATCATGCGGCTGGTCCCGGACGCCGGCGCCTTCCGCACGACGCTGCGCTGCGTCAAGCATTGGGCCAAGGCGAGGGGCATCTACTCCAACGCCATGGGCTTCGTCGGCGGCGTGGGGTGGGCCATCCTCGTGGCGCGCGTGTGCCAGCTCTACCCCAACGCCGCGCCCAGCATGCTCGTGCCGCGCTTCTTTCGGATCTTCTCGCAGTGGAAGTGGCCCAGCCCGGTGATGCTGCGGGACATCGagcacgacgacgacggcggcgagatGCCGCTTGGGCTCCCCGTGTGGGACCCGCGGAGGAACCCCCGGGACGGGAGCCACCTCATGCCCGTCATCACGCCGGCATACCCGTGCATGAACTCGTGCTACAACGTCTCCCGCGCCACCCTGCGAACCATGACAGCGGAGTTCGAGGCGGCGCACAAGGTTTGCCAGGAGATCACCGTGGCCGGCGCGTGGGACGCGCTGTTCAGGCCGTTCAATTTCTTCAAGGCGTACAAAAGCTACCTGCGGGTGGACGTGAAGgtggccggcggggaggaggatctCCGGGAGTGGAAGGGGTGGGTGGAGTCGCGGCTGAGGCAGCTGGTGGTCAGGGTCGAGATGGCCACGGCCGGCATACTGCTCTGCCATCCGCACCCGCACGCCTACGCCGCCAAGCCCCATGATGATGATCGGCGGCGGTCGTCCTCCTTCTTCGTGGGCCTGTCCAAGCACCTGCGCCTGACGACGCAGGAGTTCAAGGACGAGGTGTACATGTACGCGTTCTGGAGGCCTGGCATGGAGCTGGACGTCTCGCACACCCGAAGGAAGGACCTGCCGCCCTATGTGCTGGAGCAGATTCTCTCCACTGATCGTCTCAAGAGGAAGCGCTCCGACGATGATTCCGGTAACTCCGAGTCGAGCCCGGTCAAGAGGGCGGCAGCGGCAGGCAGAATCGAGTCTTCACCAGAGAGCGAGACTTGA